From Tiliqua scincoides isolate rTilSci1 chromosome 2, rTilSci1.hap2, whole genome shotgun sequence, the proteins below share one genomic window:
- the INKA1 gene encoding PAK4-inhibitor INKA1 produces the protein MHSARLDAFVSHLRAEVLCMKESSEVLRGQMQCMMRTLHDLKRVHDRELQLDFQETKPLPAMPSPKQCTSPRVSAISEADSACCLEVAVEEEVAFSPPSSERSLEFDSGYSEVSGSSWRDEEGPPPLRASKLSSGGFLRRRVPARRPRPKSASDVCLERWREAEPADAGDWTVSLLSQSRNRQPLVLGDNCFADLVENWMDLPEESGERGRLQRWLAKPHGFLLNLSGNVRRRLAGISRTEVTKQDPDGTKRFSCPAGLGAQPSLPYFHQSHANISELSTDCSSFAALMNCRSRQPIICNDVIGYI, from the coding sequence CTGTGCATGAAGGAGTCCAGTGAAGTGCTCCGGggccagatgcagtgcatgatGCGGACACTCCACGATCTGAAGAGGGTACATGACCGAGAACTCCAGCTGGACTTCCAGGAGACAAAACcactccctgccatgccttccccaaAGCAGTGCACCAGTCCACGGGTATCAGCCATTTCAGAAGCAGACTCTGCCTGTTGCTTAGAGGTGGCTGTGGAGGAAGAGGTCGCTTTCTCTCCTCCCAGCAGTGAGCGGAGCCTTGAGTTTGATTCAGGCTACTCTGAAGTATCAGGGAGCAGCTGGCGGGATGAGGAGGGACCCCCACCGCTGCGAGCCAGTAAGCTTTCTTCAGGGGGCTTTCTGCGGCGCCGAGTGCCTGCCAGGAGGCCCCGGCCCAAATCCGCTTCTGATGTCTGCCTGGAGCGGTGGCGGGAAGCTGAACCAGCAGATGCAGGAGACTGGACAGTGTCCCTTTTGTCACAGAGCCGCAACCGGCAACCCCTGGTGCTGGGGGACAACTGCTTTGCAGACTTGGTTGAGAACTGGATGGACCTTCCTGAGGAGAGTGGGGAACGTGGGCGGCTGCAGCGCTGGCTTGCTAAGCCCCACGGCTTCCTGCTCAACCTCTCTGGCAATGTACGCCGCAGGTTGGCTGGCATCTCACGCACAGAGGTCACCAAGCAGGACCCTGATGGCACCAAGCGTTTTTCTTGCCCTGCAGGCCTGGGTGCACAGCCTTCACTGCCCTATTTTCATCAGTCGCATGCCAACATCAGCGAGCTCTCCACAGACTGTAGCAGCTTTGCTGCCCTTATGAACTGCAGAAGCCGGCAGCCAATCATTTGCAATGACGTAATTGGCTACATCTAA